From a region of the Candidatus Poribacteria bacterium genome:
- a CDS encoding phosphatase PAP2 family protein: MMEGITEFGHYRAVMGLSILLMAYGDEAHQETGRLLSSAFLGTGLVTFGMKRLIGRKRPLDESLGNPAFPSGHTSLAFSSATILGYRYPKLRIPLYIGAGLVGFSRIYLGRHYTSDVIAGAAIGTAMGMLVWHQRVTLLKWEF, from the coding sequence AGGGATAACAGAATTTGGGCATTATCGGGCAGTTATGGGACTTTCTATTCTTCTCATGGCTTACGGTGATGAAGCACATCAGGAAACTGGAAGGCTTTTGTCTTCGGCATTCCTCGGAACTGGGTTGGTAACGTTTGGTATGAAGAGATTGATTGGTCGGAAACGCCCGCTTGATGAGAGTTTGGGAAATCCGGCTTTTCCGTCTGGACATACATCCTTGGCGTTCAGTTCCGCAACGATTTTAGGATATCGGTATCCGAAATTACGGATCCCGCTCTACATTGGGGCAGGACTTGTCGGTTTTTCACGTATCTATCTCGGACGCCATTACACGTCAGATGTGATAGCGGGAGCAGCAATCGGTACAGCAATGGGAATGCTGGTCTGGCATCAGCGCGTCACCTTGTTGAAATGGGAATTTTAG
- a CDS encoding ABC transporter substrate-binding protein, with product MRDCLIILLIVGLISVYGCQPPSKDQQKAQKELKVAVAAPFTGNAAAFGEMIKRGAELQEKEINDAGGINGMKLTLLFEDDAGKGSEASLVAERISSNLQILAVVGHFNSTCSLAGKPIYRRAGIVELSPGSTAVTVCEGSDWTFRNLYRDDFQGQFIARYIDEILTDLQSVAVFFDNDDYGRGLRNAFVTEAERIGLNLVADEAYERDNTDFKAQLTSIKARNPDAIFISGLYAEAGLIVKQARETGITAQFFGADGVDSPDFLVIAGSSAEGTYLTTPFTFGAAGEDAQQMAANFEALHGVAPDTWAALTYDAVGMIAEALEKTYNSEASVVDNRKAIRDHLASLDTPEEGYKGVTGLTYFDRNGDTVNKPAYVKIVKDGQMVAAQRQLLELD from the coding sequence ATGAGAGATTGCCTTATTATATTATTGATAGTGGGACTTATATCCGTTTACGGATGTCAACCCCCGAGTAAAGACCAACAGAAAGCCCAGAAAGAACTCAAAGTCGCTGTAGCAGCACCATTTACGGGGAATGCAGCAGCATTTGGGGAAATGATTAAGCGCGGGGCTGAGCTGCAAGAAAAAGAAATTAATGACGCTGGGGGCATCAACGGTATGAAGTTGACGCTGCTTTTTGAGGATGATGCCGGCAAAGGATCAGAAGCGAGTCTTGTGGCAGAACGTATCTCCAGTAATTTACAAATCCTTGCAGTCGTTGGACACTTTAACAGTACCTGCTCATTAGCGGGTAAACCAATTTACCGACGCGCCGGTATTGTCGAACTTTCTCCTGGCTCAACGGCTGTAACCGTTTGTGAAGGAAGCGATTGGACATTCCGCAACTTGTATCGTGACGATTTCCAAGGACAATTCATTGCCCGATACATTGACGAGATCTTGACAGACCTCCAATCTGTCGCTGTCTTTTTTGATAATGATGATTATGGGCGCGGTTTAAGAAACGCATTCGTTACAGAAGCCGAGAGAATAGGACTTAACCTCGTTGCTGATGAAGCGTATGAGAGAGACAATACTGATTTCAAGGCACAACTCACCAGCATTAAAGCCAGAAACCCAGACGCTATTTTTATCTCTGGACTCTACGCCGAAGCAGGTTTGATTGTTAAACAGGCACGTGAAACTGGAATCACCGCACAGTTTTTCGGAGCGGATGGCGTGGATTCACCTGATTTTCTCGTAATTGCAGGCTCTTCCGCAGAAGGGACGTATCTCACAACGCCTTTTACGTTCGGTGCAGCTGGAGAGGACGCACAACAGATGGCAGCCAATTTTGAAGCACTTCACGGGGTGGCACCCGATACATGGGCTGCATTGACGTATGATGCTGTTGGAATGATTGCGGAGGCACTTGAAAAAACCTATAACTCGGAAGCATCCGTTGTAGATAATCGGAAAGCGATCCGGGACCATTTGGCATCCTTGGATACACCTGAGGAAGGCTACAAAGGTGTTACAGGGTTAACCTATTTTGATAGAAATGGGGATACGGTCAATAAACCCGCTTACGTGAAAATTGTGAAAGATGGACAAATGGTTGCAGCCCAACGACAACTACTTGAATTAGATTGA
- a CDS encoding branched-chain amino acid ABC transporter permease — MAQFLEQIINGLVLGGIYALIAVGYTMVYGIIQLINFAHGEIFMFGVFGIPFWIALPLSMILCGILGMLMDLVAYRPLRDAPRLSALITAIGMSLALQNLARMIWSARPRQFPTEALPTIFLSQNAIPLPGGATLPYRDVFIILLALVLMIALNRLIHLTKIGKAMRACAQNPVAANLMGIKTNQVIAITFIIGSALGAVAGVMVGLREVVTPTMGYYKGVAAFAAAVLGGIGNITGAMLGGIIIGIAEVIGAGYISSGYRLAIAYIIMIAVIVIRPSGLFGKSTGHRA; from the coding sequence ATGGCGCAATTTTTGGAACAAATTATTAACGGATTGGTGCTCGGTGGCATCTACGCACTTATCGCCGTCGGTTATACCATGGTTTACGGTATTATCCAACTGATTAACTTCGCACATGGCGAAATTTTCATGTTTGGTGTTTTCGGTATACCGTTTTGGATAGCGTTGCCACTGAGTATGATTCTATGTGGAATATTGGGGATGCTGATGGACTTGGTAGCGTATCGCCCCCTCCGGGACGCACCGCGTTTATCGGCGTTGATTACAGCAATAGGTATGTCCCTCGCGTTGCAAAACCTCGCGCGCATGATTTGGTCAGCCCGTCCGCGTCAATTTCCTACCGAAGCCCTACCGACTATCTTTCTCAGTCAAAATGCGATCCCACTCCCGGGGGGTGCAACCTTACCTTATCGGGACGTGTTTATCATCTTGTTGGCACTCGTTTTAATGATTGCCCTGAATAGGTTGATTCACCTGACCAAGATTGGTAAAGCGATGCGAGCCTGTGCCCAAAATCCGGTTGCAGCAAACCTGATGGGTATAAAGACGAACCAAGTTATTGCTATAACTTTTATTATCGGCTCTGCTTTAGGAGCGGTTGCGGGTGTGATGGTCGGTTTGCGCGAAGTAGTTACGCCAACAATGGGCTACTATAAAGGGGTCGCAGCTTTTGCCGCTGCTGTCCTCGGCGGTATAGGGAACATCACTGGCGCAATGCTCGGCGGCATCATCATCGGAATCGCCGAAGTCATTGGTGCCGGATATATATCTTCAGGATACCGATTAGCGATTGCCTATATTATCATGATCGCAGTGATTGTTATTCGTCCATCCGGACTGTTTGGAAAATCAACCGGACACCGAGCTTAA
- a CDS encoding branched-chain amino acid ABC transporter permease yields MKNKLTPKNIIFGLVVCFLPVLMYGIDAISLYLSQYDIYLNLPSGDYMLRIIVRAYLYMLLAIGLNIVCGFTGLLDLGYVGFYLIGGYTAGLLMARLGVTYWIALPLAIINGALWGLLRGAPTLRLTGDYFAIVTFGFAELLFRIVKNEQWLIGAPNGQLRDIPSPTLFGVAFNQNWHNYYHILILLLLVVFVTYRLQHSRVGRAWVAIREDEQAAESMGINVGRYKSLAFAVSAAIGGLGGGFIAQFQVNISAPFFEFWESILILCMVVLGGMGSIRGAIIGAAILGSLGEILRPGFIIPYQFGNARYLIFGIILILLMRFRPGGLTLKKA; encoded by the coding sequence ATGAAAAATAAACTAACACCGAAAAATATCATCTTTGGCTTAGTGGTCTGTTTTCTACCCGTGTTGATGTACGGTATAGATGCGATATCGCTCTACTTGTCGCAGTATGATATTTACCTGAATCTCCCAAGTGGCGATTACATGCTGCGGATTATTGTCCGCGCATATCTCTATATGCTCCTCGCTATCGGACTGAACATTGTATGTGGGTTCACAGGTCTCCTGGATTTAGGCTATGTCGGTTTTTATCTTATCGGTGGTTACACCGCAGGGCTCTTGATGGCACGACTTGGGGTGACTTATTGGATTGCGTTGCCTCTCGCTATAATTAATGGCGCGTTGTGGGGACTGTTGCGTGGCGCACCCACTTTACGACTCACGGGGGACTATTTCGCGATTGTCACCTTTGGATTCGCCGAACTGCTTTTCCGTATCGTGAAAAATGAACAGTGGTTGATTGGCGCACCGAACGGACAACTTCGTGATATTCCGTCTCCTACTCTTTTTGGAGTAGCGTTCAACCAGAATTGGCACAATTACTACCATATTCTTATCCTGTTACTCCTTGTCGTTTTTGTCACCTATCGACTGCAGCATTCTCGCGTCGGTAGAGCATGGGTCGCGATTCGTGAAGATGAACAGGCAGCAGAAAGTATGGGCATCAATGTCGGTCGCTATAAATCATTGGCGTTTGCCGTGAGTGCGGCAATCGGAGGGTTAGGTGGTGGTTTCATCGCGCAATTCCAGGTTAACATTAGTGCACCTTTCTTTGAATTTTGGGAATCAATCCTCATCCTCTGTATGGTCGTCCTCGGCGGGATGGGAAGTATAAGAGGAGCAATAATAGGCGCAGCGATCCTTGGATCGTTGGGTGAGATTCTGAGGCCCGGTTTCATTATTCCATATCAATTTGGCAATGCCCGCTATCTTATTTTTGGAATTATTCTTATCCTCTTAATGCGTTTCCGTCCAGGTGGATTAACGCTCAAAAAAGCTTAA
- a CDS encoding VWA domain-containing protein, with protein MRFAHPEFLHLLWVVPLLALLLLFGLQQKRKALLRFYSNVDPAHLHRHRIQAGLLLLSYCFLIFAIARPQWGAKPEPVSERLDVMLALDISTSMLAEDEESLRRLTDAKEVMFSLLEELKGDRVGLLYFAEASFVVCPLTSDTATLREFLEAITAETLTHSGTRIGNAIETATTRLSSNQNDTTVDVDFGGQKVLILFTDGEDHGEEAIEAARTATQKGVHIYCVGIGNAVRPVPIPLPQDTAMATAPYKRDANGQLVLTALDENQLREIAEAGNGRYYHVNTGIAQLTADLARLEKQKFRIRSDGEYQERFQLFVVVALVLLICERWQSVVGSRRSAG; from the coding sequence ATGCGTTTTGCCCATCCTGAATTTCTCCACTTATTATGGGTAGTGCCACTATTGGCACTGTTGCTTCTCTTTGGGTTACAACAGAAACGGAAAGCACTGCTGCGATTCTACAGCAATGTGGATCCAGCGCATCTCCATCGACATAGAATTCAAGCGGGATTGTTGCTGTTGAGTTATTGCTTCCTAATATTTGCAATCGCGCGTCCGCAGTGGGGTGCCAAACCTGAACCGGTTTCGGAACGATTAGATGTCATGCTCGCATTGGATATTTCGACGAGTATGCTCGCCGAAGATGAAGAATCCCTTCGACGATTGACTGATGCGAAGGAGGTTATGTTTTCACTATTAGAGGAACTGAAAGGCGACCGAGTCGGATTACTCTACTTTGCTGAAGCGAGTTTCGTGGTATGTCCTTTGACGAGTGATACTGCGACTCTCAGAGAGTTCTTGGAAGCGATAACTGCCGAAACGCTTACCCACAGCGGGACCCGTATCGGCAATGCCATTGAAACAGCAACCACTCGACTCAGCTCAAATCAGAACGATACAACAGTAGATGTCGACTTCGGAGGACAGAAGGTCCTGATTCTGTTCACAGATGGAGAGGATCACGGTGAGGAGGCTATTGAAGCAGCAAGAACGGCGACCCAGAAGGGTGTGCATATCTATTGTGTCGGTATTGGCAACGCTGTCCGCCCTGTACCTATTCCACTTCCGCAAGACACTGCCATGGCAACTGCCCCTTACAAGCGCGATGCCAACGGACAACTCGTCCTAACAGCGTTGGATGAAAATCAACTGCGGGAAATTGCTGAAGCTGGAAACGGTCGTTACTATCACGTGAATACAGGGATTGCCCAGTTAACGGCAGACTTGGCACGACTCGAAAAACAGAAATTCAGGATCCGATCGGATGGTGAATATCAGGAACGCTTCCAGTTGTTCGTGGTGGTGGCGTTGGTCCTGCTTATTTGTGAGAGATGGCAGTCAGTAGTCGGCAGCCGGCGGTCAGCGGGATAG
- a CDS encoding DUF91 domain-containing protein — MEVYRWEDRKFGKLEPLRFGEERDFEDLLEKDATLVLGEPLCVISRQPPLSTSKQKIDLLALDRQGNCVIIELKRGKPSRTAITQILEYAAGVSQLSFTELETLAYRWCRQQGKEFSSLTALHSEFFGYEPGDIRKSAFNQKQRLVLVSEGVDPRVLEVAEYLRALGLDLTYISYFSYHAPDEILVATETVLGGTVVKEEERSYGHTTQQFMTLALFLEMLQENEELLQIAHEFVEYVEACGATLRPRIAKLRMTFGGHWWLDMYPSRRATHFRVDVHGDFTPLHIVECRANLPNVTVKNFGVSFNIASKAHLDYAIEIFERVRNSILF, encoded by the coding sequence ATGGAAGTTTATCGTTGGGAAGACCGGAAATTTGGAAAACTTGAACCTTTGCGTTTTGGTGAGGAACGCGACTTCGAAGATCTGCTCGAAAAGGACGCAACGCTGGTCCTCGGTGAACCGCTTTGCGTTATCAGTCGGCAACCGCCACTGAGTACATCAAAACAGAAAATTGATCTGCTGGCACTCGACCGACAGGGCAATTGTGTGATTATTGAACTCAAGCGCGGAAAGCCCTCTCGAACCGCAATCACACAGATTTTAGAGTATGCCGCCGGGGTTTCTCAACTTTCTTTTACAGAGCTGGAGACGCTCGCGTACCGCTGGTGCCGACAACAGGGCAAAGAATTCTCCTCCCTCACTGCGCTACATAGTGAGTTCTTTGGATACGAACCCGGCGATATTCGGAAATCGGCATTCAATCAAAAACAGCGGTTGGTGCTTGTTTCCGAGGGAGTAGACCCGCGCGTCTTAGAGGTCGCAGAATATCTACGGGCTCTGGGACTTGATCTCACCTATATCTCTTATTTTTCCTACCATGCCCCTGATGAAATCTTGGTCGCCACCGAGACCGTTCTCGGTGGGACAGTCGTCAAGGAGGAAGAACGAAGTTACGGACACACCACTCAGCAATTTATGACACTCGCATTGTTCCTTGAGATGCTACAGGAGAACGAGGAACTCTTGCAAATTGCCCATGAATTTGTGGAATACGTCGAGGCGTGCGGTGCAACACTTCGACCTCGCATCGCGAAACTGAGAATGACTTTTGGGGGACACTGGTGGCTTGATATGTATCCGTCGAGAAGGGCAACCCACTTCCGGGTTGATGTCCACGGTGACTTCACACCGCTCCATATAGTTGAGTGCAGAGCTAATTTGCCCAATGTAACAGTCAAGAATTTCGGTGTCTCTTTTAACATTGCCTCTAAAGCACATCTCGACTATGCGATTGAGATTTTTGAACGCGTCCGTAACTCCATCCTATTTTAA
- a CDS encoding glycerol-3-phosphate dehydrogenase/oxidase — MLGGPVIKKAEFSVRTRAQNIEIFKTELLDVLVIGGGIVGAGLIRDLALNGGIKAGLIEQGDFANGTSSATSQLVHGGFRYLLKRDIELVKNSRREREILRRIAPNLVKPIPLALLCYKGDPYPLTGMQLAAHYYNRLSKTDETEKSIAIRDVQKIQHLVGPIATNSLKGCVLLWDSMVDDARLTLATLKNAHQHGAIVANYIRFLDFVGQPETANVEDGMYKIAAEDVISGQRFEISARKIVSATGPWSDHIWCKDPSYDGTSRLLIENAKGIHLLLPRCGKEKDGAYGLITFTKVDKQQRRNPRVIFILPGAHNTSIVGTTETTPEEELASVRPSANEVTYLLSETQRIFPEKTFNKDSIIAAYAGTRPLIAANRHSHGFAKTGFVSREHLITESPSGIMYLYGGKLTTHRQMAEETVNHLAAFLKVPRACKTATYPLPNAIGAASGADAERLVKRYGEGYSTIQKFITEDATLAEPVTPSLPFIKAELLYAYWGEMAITLEDVLWRRTRIGWTPGQGVDIAPQIAQFLGKKNNWNDTRITAEVETYRERIRWLNFNV; from the coding sequence ATGTTAGGAGGCCCCGTAATTAAAAAAGCGGAATTTTCAGTTCGGACTCGCGCCCAGAATATAGAAATTTTCAAGACTGAACTGTTAGACGTATTAGTTATTGGTGGTGGTATTGTCGGTGCGGGTTTAATCCGAGATCTTGCACTCAACGGTGGCATAAAAGCCGGCTTGATTGAGCAAGGCGATTTCGCAAACGGGACGAGTAGTGCTACGTCCCAACTCGTCCATGGCGGATTTCGCTATCTGCTTAAGCGTGACATCGAACTCGTCAAAAATTCACGCAGGGAACGTGAAATCCTTCGCCGGATCGCGCCGAATCTGGTGAAGCCTATCCCGTTAGCACTTCTTTGCTACAAAGGCGATCCGTATCCGTTGACAGGCATGCAACTCGCTGCGCATTACTACAATCGCCTCTCTAAAACGGATGAAACGGAGAAGTCAATAGCGATTCGCGATGTTCAAAAGATACAGCATCTTGTCGGACCTATAGCCACAAATTCCTTAAAGGGATGTGTCTTGTTATGGGATAGCATGGTCGATGATGCACGGTTGACGCTGGCGACACTCAAGAACGCCCATCAACACGGGGCAATTGTCGCAAACTACATACGTTTTCTTGATTTTGTCGGACAACCGGAGACTGCCAATGTCGAGGACGGGATGTACAAGATAGCGGCTGAAGATGTTATCTCTGGACAACGTTTTGAGATTTCGGCACGGAAAATTGTATCGGCAACGGGACCTTGGAGCGACCATATATGGTGTAAAGATCCGAGTTACGACGGCACATCGCGTTTGTTGATAGAAAACGCGAAAGGGATCCATCTCCTCTTACCGCGCTGCGGAAAAGAGAAGGATGGTGCTTACGGTCTGATAACTTTCACGAAGGTGGATAAGCAGCAGAGACGGAATCCGCGAGTCATTTTTATTTTACCCGGTGCCCACAACACCTCCATTGTCGGCACCACTGAAACAACACCAGAAGAGGAATTGGCATCCGTCCGCCCATCAGCGAATGAGGTGACGTATCTGCTCTCGGAAACACAGCGAATCTTCCCGGAAAAGACGTTCAATAAGGATTCTATCATCGCAGCGTATGCTGGTACTCGACCTCTTATCGCCGCGAACCGGCACTCGCACGGATTCGCAAAAACCGGTTTTGTTTCAAGGGAACATTTAATCACAGAGAGTCCAAGCGGGATAATGTATCTCTATGGTGGAAAACTAACGACACACCGTCAGATGGCGGAAGAGACCGTGAACCACCTTGCCGCATTTTTAAAGGTCCCACGCGCCTGTAAAACTGCCACTTATCCATTGCCAAATGCAATCGGAGCGGCATCGGGGGCTGATGCGGAGCGTCTCGTTAAACGATATGGCGAAGGGTATAGCACGATCCAAAAATTCATCACCGAAGATGCGACGCTTGCGGAACCCGTAACACCCTCCCTTCCCTTCATAAAAGCTGAACTTCTCTATGCCTATTGGGGTGAAATGGCGATCACACTCGAAGATGTTCTCTGGCGACGCACACGGATCGGTTGGACACCGGGTCAAGGTGTTGATATAGCACCGCAAATTGCGCAATTTTTGGGCAAGAAAAACAATTGGAATGATACCCGAATCACAGCAGAGGTCGAGACCTATCGGGAACGTATCCGTTGGTTAAATTTTAATGTGTAG
- a CDS encoding DegT/DnrJ/EryC1/StrS family aminotransferase: MKKNRAKSSHLENESTQTDLPAVLGGVSVFEKTPDASYPKLEQWSQVTEEEAQVVYEMTLQNELSGVSATVQEFERTWRERHQIRFALSLTNGTAALHSAMFGLGVGPGDEVICPTYTWMGSITPALTLMAKPVFCEVDPRTLLIDIADVRRRITPRTKAIVAVHLWGNVCDMDALMALSAETGVPVIEDCSHAHGASYKGIPCGSIGHAGAWSLQGSKPISGGEGGMLATNDVNVFERACLLGQVNRPAGVVGETVEGLRYTHLPPMGLGVKFRAHPLAIGIAFVQLKKLDTLNANRRAYIQEISDGLREIPGVSPIETYPGAESAGFFGFPIHYHEEEMHGLSAPVFADALRKEGVLANNNPYPLVVGDGVPVFSGSRFPTNSNPYPLLHTLPLFTHGLDMYMGGRGALCTSDMGGTFETYAPGDLPVTERTCSQLIFLPLLTEPVAGAVSGILEAIRKVSLHSHSINSRR; encoded by the coding sequence ATGAAGAAAAACAGAGCGAAGTCATCTCATCTTGAAAATGAATCTACCCAAACCGATCTTCCTGCTGTTTTGGGTGGAGTGTCTGTCTTTGAAAAAACGCCTGATGCGTCCTATCCGAAGTTGGAGCAGTGGAGCCAGGTGACAGAAGAAGAGGCTCAGGTTGTTTACGAGATGACGCTTCAGAACGAACTCTCCGGCGTATCTGCGACTGTTCAAGAATTTGAGCGAACTTGGCGAGAACGCCACCAGATCCGATTTGCCTTGAGTCTTACCAATGGCACAGCCGCACTACACAGCGCGATGTTCGGACTCGGTGTCGGTCCGGGGGATGAGGTTATCTGTCCGACCTACACGTGGATGGGCTCAATTACACCAGCGTTGACGTTGATGGCAAAGCCGGTTTTTTGTGAAGTGGATCCGAGAACGCTGTTAATTGACATCGCTGATGTTCGCCGGCGTATAACACCGCGAACCAAGGCGATTGTGGCGGTGCATCTGTGGGGTAATGTGTGTGACATGGACGCACTCATGGCACTCAGTGCAGAAACAGGCGTGCCGGTCATAGAGGATTGTTCTCATGCACACGGTGCCTCTTACAAAGGCATACCGTGCGGCAGTATCGGTCACGCAGGGGCATGGAGTTTGCAGGGCAGTAAACCCATTAGCGGCGGCGAAGGTGGAATGCTTGCTACCAACGATGTCAATGTTTTTGAGAGGGCTTGTCTGCTCGGGCAAGTCAATCGTCCGGCTGGTGTTGTCGGAGAAACAGTGGAAGGACTGCGTTATACACATCTCCCACCGATGGGACTTGGTGTTAAATTTCGCGCACATCCGCTCGCTATCGGTATTGCATTCGTGCAGCTGAAGAAACTTGATACACTCAATGCAAACCGCCGTGCTTATATCCAAGAAATCTCCGACGGGTTGCGAGAAATTCCGGGAGTCTCTCCTATTGAAACATATCCAGGGGCTGAATCCGCCGGATTCTTTGGATTTCCTATCCACTATCACGAGGAAGAAATGCATGGTCTATCGGCACCCGTATTCGCCGATGCTCTCCGAAAAGAGGGTGTTTTGGCAAACAATAACCCTTATCCGCTTGTTGTTGGCGATGGTGTGCCTGTATTTTCAGGGAGCAGGTTTCCGACGAATAGCAATCCGTATCCGCTTCTACATACCTTACCGCTCTTTACACACGGACTCGATATGTACATGGGCGGTCGCGGTGCCCTCTGCACCAGTGATATGGGCGGAACGTTTGAAACCTATGCTCCCGGGGATTTACCTGTGACCGAAAGGACCTGTTCGCAGCTTATATTTTTACCGTTGTTAACAGAACCCGTAGCAGGTGCCGTGTCAGGAATTTTGGAGGCTATCCGCAAAGTCTCTTTACACAGTCATTCGATAAATAGTCGTCGGTAG
- a CDS encoding ABC transporter permease, producing the protein MSNFSRDINKTLNIQKVFAPLLQNRASQAKHLFVNLIPSLLALAGFFLLCGLVLQIRGQDPLEFYSIILVSGFASFDDFGYVLFNATPLIFTGLAVAIGYKSGLFNIGCEGQLYIGAFAAAWIGIHLNLPPFLLIPFCIGGAMIAGAGWGAIPGLLKARYGAHEVINTIMMNFIAFALMNYLVTSVYQEPGQMIPQTQQIHEAARLPRLASFLPVLPHSNPLNVSFLLACACAVCCYIFLTYTRWGYELRLVGNARDAAAYGGINPGAVTIWVMALSGAIAGLAGVAEVMGYRHRFLDNFSSGWGFTGIAVALLGRNNPFGILVAAILFGSLNKVALDIDILLGVPRGLFLAGQGMLIIWLVSIESISRRGTRKS; encoded by the coding sequence TTGTCAAATTTCAGCAGAGACATCAACAAAACCTTGAATATCCAAAAAGTGTTCGCGCCGCTGTTGCAGAACAGAGCATCCCAAGCCAAACATCTGTTCGTTAACTTAATACCGTCCCTCCTTGCGCTTGCCGGGTTTTTTCTTTTGTGTGGGCTTGTGCTTCAGATACGCGGTCAGGATCCACTGGAATTCTATAGCATTATCCTTGTGAGTGGATTTGCAAGTTTTGATGATTTCGGTTATGTCCTCTTTAACGCAACCCCACTTATATTTACAGGGCTTGCTGTCGCTATCGGATACAAAAGCGGGCTGTTTAATATCGGTTGCGAAGGGCAGCTCTATATCGGAGCGTTCGCTGCCGCATGGATAGGCATACACCTGAATCTTCCTCCCTTTCTGCTGATCCCTTTCTGTATAGGTGGTGCAATGATTGCCGGTGCCGGGTGGGGCGCGATTCCGGGTCTCTTAAAGGCGAGATACGGCGCGCATGAAGTTATCAATACCATTATGATGAACTTCATTGCATTCGCCCTCATGAATTATCTTGTTACGTCCGTCTACCAAGAACCGGGTCAGATGATTCCGCAAACACAACAGATTCACGAAGCGGCACGGCTCCCACGGTTGGCATCTTTCCTCCCCGTTCTCCCACACAGCAACCCGCTAAACGTGAGTTTCTTGCTCGCTTGCGCGTGTGCTGTATGCTGTTATATCTTCTTAACGTATACCCGTTGGGGATACGAACTCCGATTGGTAGGAAATGCAAGGGATGCTGCAGCTTACGGCGGCATAAATCCCGGTGCTGTGACGATATGGGTGATGGCGTTGAGCGGTGCGATTGCAGGGTTAGCGGGTGTGGCTGAGGTCATGGGCTACCGCCATCGGTTTTTGGATAATTTCTCATCAGGGTGGGGATTTACAGGGATCGCAGTTGCACTGTTAGGCAGAAACAATCCTTTCGGTATCTTGGTTGCTGCTATCCTGTTCGGATCGCTGAACAAGGTTGCCTTAGATATTGACATTCTGTTGGGAGTCCCGCGCGGTCTATTTCTTGCGGGTCAGGGCATGCTAATTATCTGGTTAGTTAGCATAGAAAGCATCTCGCGGAGAGGCACGAGAAAGTCCTAA
- a CDS encoding ABC transporter permease, giving the protein MIPSTIRMATPLGFAALGGIYSERAGVINLALEGMMLIGAFGYVIGTQASGSVWVGLLVGTGFALALALLHAVATVTFHAEQIVTGVGINILALGITEYLLPTTEQVGGLPHWELPFIGSYNFVVYLLPVLMVASHVLLFKTPWGLRLRAAGESTEALAALSLSRTKWQYIGVLLSGILAGTGGCFLASEVHYFTKGMTAGRGYLALAAVIFGNWRPLSGIAACFLFGFATALELANRWNIPGQLLNSLPYILTMVVLAGWVGTSRPPASLGKMKS; this is encoded by the coding sequence ATGATTCCAAGTACTATACGAATGGCAACACCGTTGGGATTCGCCGCACTCGGCGGCATTTATTCGGAGCGCGCCGGGGTCATCAACCTCGCTCTTGAAGGTATGATGCTCATCGGGGCTTTCGGTTATGTTATCGGAACACAGGCTTCGGGTTCAGTATGGGTTGGACTGCTTGTGGGAACAGGCTTTGCGTTAGCATTGGCACTACTACACGCTGTCGCAACGGTTACTTTTCACGCGGAGCAGATTGTCACGGGAGTCGGTATCAACATCTTAGCATTAGGAATTACAGAGTACCTCTTACCGACGACTGAACAGGTAGGCGGTCTACCACACTGGGAGTTACCATTTATCGGTTCTTACAATTTCGTTGTCTATTTGTTACCGGTATTGATGGTAGCAAGTCACGTTCTTCTATTCAAAACCCCGTGGGGTTTGCGATTGCGCGCAGCAGGCGAATCAACAGAGGCACTTGCCGCACTCAGTCTGAGTCGGACGAAATGGCAGTATATCGGCGTTCTCCTAAGCGGCATCCTGGCAGGAACCGGCGGCTGTTTTTTAGCATCTGAAGTTCACTATTTCACAAAAGGGATGACAGCAGGACGTGGCTATCTCGCACTCGCGGCTGTCATCTTCGGAAATTGGCGTCCTTTGAGCGGTATTGCAGCGTGCTTCCTTTTCGGATTCGCCACCGCTTTAGAACTCGCAAACCGATGGAACATTCCCGGGCAATTGTTGAATAGTTTGCCGTATATCTTAACAATGGTTGTTCTGGCTGGGTGGGTAGGGACATCACGCCCACCTGCGAGTTTGGGGAAGATGAAATCGTAG